One region of Chaetodon auriga isolate fChaAug3 chromosome 5, fChaAug3.hap1, whole genome shotgun sequence genomic DNA includes:
- the LOC143320382 gene encoding serine/threonine-protein phosphatase 6 catalytic subunit, protein MAPLDLDKYAEIAKQCKYLPENDLKRLCDYVCDLLLEESNVQPVSTPVTVCGDIHGQFYDLCELFRTGGQVPDTNYIFMGDFVDRGYYSLETFTYLLVLKAKWPDRITLLRGNHESRQITQVYGFYDECQTKYGNANAWRYCTKVFDMLTVAALMDEQILCVHGGLSPDIKTLDQIRTIERNQEIPHKGAFCDLVWSDPEDVDTWAISPRGAGWLFGAKVTNEFVHINNLKLICRAHQLVHEGYKFMFDEKLVTVWSAPNYCYRCGNIASIMVFKDANTREPKLFRAVPDSERVIPPRTTTPYFL, encoded by the exons ATGGCGCCTCTAGACTTGGATAAATATGCAGAGATTGCAAAACAGTGTAAATACCTCCCAGAGAATGACCTCAAG AGGTTATGTGACTATGTGTGcgacctgctgctggaggagtcCAACGTTCAGCCAGTTTCTACTCCTGTAACAGTGTGTGGTGACATACATGGACAG TTTTATGATCTTTGTGAACTGTTCCGAACTGGTGGCCAGGTTCCAGACACCAATTACATATTTATG GGCGACTTTGTTGACAGAGGGTATTACAGTTTGGAGACATTCACTTACCTGCTGGTGCTGAAAGCCAAATGGCCCGACCGCATCACGCTCCTACGTGGAAACCATGAGAGCAGACAGATCACCCAAGTTTATGGTTTTTATG ATGAGTGCCAGACCAAGTATGGGAATGCAAATGCCTGGCGTTATTGCACcaaagtgtttgatatgttaaCAGTTGCTGCT CTGATGGACGAGCAGATCCTGTGTGTCCACGGAGGCCTCTCCCCAGACATAAAAACTCTAGATCAAATTCGAACCATTGAGCGGAACCAGGAGATCCCTCACAAAGGAGCATTTTGTGATCTGGTGTGGTCAGACCCTGAGGACGTGGACACTTGGGCCATCAGCCCCAGAGGAGCTGGCTGGCTCTTTGGCGCAAAGGTCACAAATGAG tttgttcaCATCAACAACCTGAAGCTGATCTGCAGGGCGCATCAACTTGTCCATGAAGGCTACAAGTTCATGTTTGATGAGAAGCTGGTCACAGTGTGGTCGGCTCCTAACTACTGCTATCGCTGTGGCAACATCGCCTCCATAATGGTCTTCAAGGACGCCAACACAAGAGAGCCAAAGCTCTTCAGAGCAGTGCCTGACTCTGAAAGGGTGATTCCACCTCGTACAACAACACCTTATTTCCTGTAA